The DNA window GCTCGGCGGGCTGGTCGCGTACGTGAGCGACGTGCCCTTGGAGCGCTTCGGCGAGGAGCCGCTGCGCCGCTCCCTGGAGGACATGGACTGGCTGGCCGGCACCGCCCGCGCCCACCACCGCGTGGTGGACGCGGTCGCCGCCGCCACCCCGACCGCGCCCGTGCGCCTGGTCACCGTGTACGACGGCGACGAGCAGGTCCGCGACCTGCTGGAGCGCCGGGCCGCCGACTTCGCCGAGGTGCTGGAGCAGGTCATCGGGCGCAGGGAGTGGGGCGTCAAGGCGTTCGCCGACCCCGGGTCGGCCGAGCAGCCGGACGAACGGCCCGGCGGGGGCGGCTGCGAGCAGTCCGGCAAGCCGGGCACCGCCTACCTCCAGCGGCGGCGGGCGAACCTGCGCGGGCGCGAGCAGAACAGGCGGCAGGCACTGGCGCGGGCCGAGCACATCCACGCCGCCCTCGCCACGGTCGCCGTCGCGAGCCGCCGGCACCGCCCGCAGGACCCGCGCCTGTCGGGGCGCGCGGACTGGATGCTGCTCAACGGGGCCTACCTGGTGGACGAGGGCAGGGTCGGGGAGTTCGCCGAGCTGGCGGGGGAGCTGGGCGGCGGAGGGATCGAGGTGACGGTGACCGGGCCGTGGGCGCCGTACTCGTTCACGGTGATGGAGACCCGGTGACGGGGCCGCTGCTGACGGGGTCGTCCGCCGACGAGATCGCCCTGACCGACCGGCTGCCGGCCGAGCGGGTCTCGCTCGTGGACCTGCTGGACCGGCTGCTCGCCGGCGGGGTCGTCCTGAACGGCGACATCGTGCTGTCCATCGCCGACATCGACCTGGTGTGCATCTCGCTGCGGGCGGTTCTCGCCTCCGCGGACACCCTGGAGGGCGGATGAGCGAGGAGGGCGCCCGCTGGCGCATCGCCGCCGACCCGGACACGGTCCAGCGCGACCTGTCCCGCCTCGTCCTCACCATCGTCGAGCTGGTACGCCAGCTCGTCGAACGCCAGTGCGTCCGCAGGATGGACGCGGGCAACCTGACCGACGAGCAGGTGGAGGCCCTGGGGGTCACGCTGATGCGCCTGGAGGAGGCGATGGGGGACCTGTGTGAGCGCTTCGAGCTGACCCCCGCCGACCTCAACCTCGACCTCGGCCCGCTCGGCACCCTCCTGCCGGCCGACTGACGCCCGCGCGAATGGTACGAATTACTCATGCGAGTAAGCTCCGGCGGACACACCTTCACGGGGGCGGCCCGGAGGGCGCAGATCGTCGCCGCCACCATCGACACGATCGCCGAGCTCGGCTACAACCAGGCGAGCTTCGCCAGGATCGCCGCGCGGGCGGGGCTGAGCAGCACGCGGCTGATCTCGTACCACTTCGCGGGCAAGGACGAGCTGATGGCGGCCGTGCTGGCGGAGGTGCTGGGGGAGCTGGGCCGGCACATGACCGAGCAGGTGGGCGCGGCCACCGACGCCCGGGGGCGGCTGCGGGCCTACATCACCGGGCTGGTCGGGTTCGTGGCCGGGCACCGGGCGCGGATGAAGGCGGTCATGGAGATCTTCCTGCATCCGCGGGGCGAGCGTGCCTTCTACGGCCCCGAGGAGGACGACAGCACGCTCCGGCAGCTGGAGGCCATCCTGCGGGACGGGCAGGAACGCGGCGAGTTCCGCCCGTTCGACACCTTCGTCATGGCCGCGGCGATCCAGCGGAGCGTCGACGGGCTGCCGTTCCTGCTCCAGACCCGGCCCGACCTGGATCTGGACGTCTACGCACGGGAGCTGGCGACCGCCTTCGACCTGGCGACCAGGCGGGCGCCGGACGGGTGACCTAGCATCGGGGCGTGGACTCCCGGACGCAGACGTTCGAGGAGCAGCGGTGGCGGCTGTTCGGGCTCGCGTACCGGCTGCTCGGTTCGGCGAGCGAGGCCGAGGACATGGTGCAGGAGACCTACCTGCGCTGGAGCCGGGCCGCCGAGGCGGTGGAGGAGCCGGCGGCCTGGCTGACCAAGGTCGTCACCAACCTGTGCCTCACCCACCTCACCTCCGCGCGGGCCAGGCGGGAGAGCTACGTGGGGCCCTGGCTGCCGGAGCCGGTGCTCACCTCCGGCGGCCCGCTCGGCCCGCTGGAGACCGTCGAGCAGCGCGAGTCGGTGTCCCTGGGCGTGCTGGTGCTGCTGGAGCGGCTCAGCCCGGCCGAGCGGGCGGTGTTCGTGCTGCGGGAGGCGTTCGGGCACAGCCACGCGGAGATCGCCGGCGTGCTCGGCATCGAGGAGGCGCACTCGCGCCAGCTCCACCGCCGGGCCAGGGCGCACGTGGGCGAGGCGCGCAAGCGCTTCGACAGCGACGCCGAGCAGCACCGCCGCATCGTCCGCGGGTTCCTGGCGGCGGCCGTCGAGGGCGACGTGGCCACGCTGGAGCGCCTGCTGGCCGAGGACGCCGTCGCCTCGGCGGACGGCGGCGGCACGGTGCCCGCGGTGCGCAGGCCCGTGCGCGGGCGCGTCCAGGTGGCCCGCTACCTGCGCGGCCTCCACAACCGGCCCGAGATGGCCGCCGTGACGTTCGAGTTCGCCGAGATCAACGGCGAGCCCGCGGCCCTGGCCTGGTGGCGGGGCGGCGGCGGGCTGTTCGGGATCATCACGGCCGAGCTCACCGGCGGGCGCGTCACCGCGGTCCGGACCCTGGTCAACCCCGGCAAGCTGGCCTACGTCGCCGCGCAGCTCGGCACGAGCGCGCCCGGCATGATCGAGCTGTGAGCACCGTCACAGCGCCGGCCTGTCACGGAACGCCGGGCTGTCCGGTTCAAGTGGGGACTCGACAGGAGGAACCATGACGAACCACATCGTGGTGCTGGGAGCCGGCTACGCGGGACTCGGCGCCGCCAAACGGGCCGCCCGGCGGCTCGGCCGCGCCGACGCGAAGGTGACGCTGGTCAACGCGGCCGACCGGTTCGTGGAGCGGGTGCGGCTGCACCAGCTCGCCGCCGGGCAACCGGCCGCCGACCTGCCCCTCGCCCGGCTGCTCGACGGCACCGGCGTCGAGCTCGTGATCGGCCGCGTCACCGGCCTCGACCCGGAGGCGCGGACGGTGCGGCTGGACGGGCCGCCGTACGAGCTGGGCTACGACGTGCTCGTGTACGCCCTCGGCAGCGCCGCCGACCTCGACGCCCTGCCCGGGGCCCGCGAGCACGCCTACACGCCCGCCACCGGCGAGGAGGCCGTCCGGCTGCGGAAGCGGCTGGCGGCGGAGACCCGCTCGGTGGCGCTGGTCGGCGCCGGGCTGACCGGCCTGGAGACGGCGGCCGAGTTCGCCGGCGCGTACCCCAACCTGCGCTTCGAGCTGTTCTGCGCGGGCGGGCTCGCGGAGGGGCTGCTGTCCGAGCCCGGCCGCAGGCACGTCCGCCGGGTGCTCGGCGACCTCGGGGTGCGGGTGCGCGACCACACCCCGGTCGCCAAGGTCGGCGCCGACGGGCTGCTGCTCGGCGACGGGACGGAGGCCCCCGCCGGCACCGTCGTGTGGACGGGCGGCTTCCGCGTCCAGCCGCTCGCCGCCGCGGCCGGGCTCGCCACCGGCGACGACGGCCGGATCGTGGTGGACGGGCGGCTGCGCTCGGTGTCGCACCCCGAGATCCTGGCGATCGGCGACGCCGCCGCCGCGAACGTGTGCGGCCTCAGCCCGCACAGCATGTCCTGCCAGAACGCCGTCCCCATGGGACAGTACGCGGGCGACGCCGCGGCCCGCCTGGTCACCGGCCGCGAGTCGCCCCCCGCCCGGCTCCGCTACCTCCTGCGGTGTCTCAGCCTCGGGCGGCGCGACGGGCTCGTCCAGTTCACCCAGCCGAACGACCGGCCGCGCCCGGCGGTGGTCACCGGGCGGGCCGCCGCCGTGGTCAAGGAGGGGATCGTGCGCGGCACGGTGTGGGCCATGCGGCACCCCGGGCCGTACCTCTAGACCATCTCCGCGGTGACGGCCCAGCGCTCGTGGTCGCGCCAGGCGCCGTTGATGAACTGGAAGTTCGGTGAATAGCCCTCGCGCCGGAAGCCGGCCCGCTCGGCCAGCTTGAGCGAGGCGGTGTTGCCCGGCTGGATGTTCGCCTCCAGCCGGTGCAGCGCCAGCTCGTCGAAGGCGAACGCGACCAGCAGCCGCAGGCCCTCGGTCATGTAGCCGCGGCCGGTGGTGGAGGCGTAGGCGCTGTAGCCGACGGTGCCCGCCTGGTGGGTGCCGCGGACGATGTTGTTGACGTTGATCCGGCCGGCGATCCCGCCGGTGTCGAGCCGGCAGACCACGAACCCCTCGTGGGCGGGGCCGTCGAACCGGCCGAGGTAGCCCTCGAACTCCTCGGGGGTGGTGACCTGAGGGCCGGGCAGCCATGGGCCGTGCAGGTCGAGGCTCTCCTTGTTCAGCGCCAGGATCTCGGCCGCGTCGTCGGCGGCGAGGTGGCGGAGGCCGACCCGGCCGCCGTACGAGAGGTAGCTCACCCGCCCGATCCTACGGACCAGGAAAGGGAACGCCCCTCGCGGAGTGGTCCGCGAGGGGCGTCGCCGGGTGTCCGGGCGGGTGGTTACCAGTCGCCGCCACCGAAGTCGCCGCCGCCGAAGTCGCCTCCGCCGCCGAAGTCGCCCCAGCCGCCGAAGTCGCCGCCGCCCGCGTCGCCACCGCCGCCGTCGGCGTAGCCCTCCGCGTAGCCGGCGCCGTAGCCGCCGTGGCCGAAGCCGCCGAGCATGCTGCCCATCATGGTGCCGATGAACATGCCGGTCATGATGTCGCCGAAGCCGCCGTAGTAGCCGGAGGCGTAGGGCTGGTAGGCCGGGCCCGCGTCGTAGTAGGGGCGGCGCTGGCCGTCGACCATGACCTCACGCATCTGCGGGTCGAAGCCGCGCTCCACGGCCTCGGCGTCGGCCCGGCAGGCGGGCACGTCGCGGACGGCGCCGCCGGGCGGGGCCCAGCGCACGTCGCGGGCGGACGGGCCGTGCTGCGGGTTGAAGAAGCAGGGGGCGCGCCGCTCGGGCACCGGCTCGTTGTTGACCTTGGCCTTGACCACGGCCAGCGCGTAGCGGCCGTCCTCCAGGGTCTGGGTGACC is part of the Nonomuraea coxensis DSM 45129 genome and encodes:
- a CDS encoding TetR/AcrR family transcriptional regulator → MRVSSGGHTFTGAARRAQIVAATIDTIAELGYNQASFARIAARAGLSSTRLISYHFAGKDELMAAVLAEVLGELGRHMTEQVGAATDARGRLRAYITGLVGFVAGHRARMKAVMEIFLHPRGERAFYGPEEDDSTLRQLEAILRDGQERGEFRPFDTFVMAAAIQRSVDGLPFLLQTRPDLDLDVYARELATAFDLATRRAPDG
- a CDS encoding NAD(P)/FAD-dependent oxidoreductase, which translates into the protein MTNHIVVLGAGYAGLGAAKRAARRLGRADAKVTLVNAADRFVERVRLHQLAAGQPAADLPLARLLDGTGVELVIGRVTGLDPEARTVRLDGPPYELGYDVLVYALGSAADLDALPGAREHAYTPATGEEAVRLRKRLAAETRSVALVGAGLTGLETAAEFAGAYPNLRFELFCAGGLAEGLLSEPGRRHVRRVLGDLGVRVRDHTPVAKVGADGLLLGDGTEAPAGTVVWTGGFRVQPLAAAAGLATGDDGRIVVDGRLRSVSHPEILAIGDAAAANVCGLSPHSMSCQNAVPMGQYAGDAAARLVTGRESPPARLRYLLRCLSLGRRDGLVQFTQPNDRPRPAVVTGRAAAVVKEGIVRGTVWAMRHPGPYL
- the sigJ gene encoding RNA polymerase sigma factor SigJ; the encoded protein is MDSRTQTFEEQRWRLFGLAYRLLGSASEAEDMVQETYLRWSRAAEAVEEPAAWLTKVVTNLCLTHLTSARARRESYVGPWLPEPVLTSGGPLGPLETVEQRESVSLGVLVLLERLSPAERAVFVLREAFGHSHAEIAGVLGIEEAHSRQLHRRARAHVGEARKRFDSDAEQHRRIVRGFLAAAVEGDVATLERLLAEDAVASADGGGTVPAVRRPVRGRVQVARYLRGLHNRPEMAAVTFEFAEINGEPAALAWWRGGGGLFGIITAELTGGRVTAVRTLVNPGKLAYVAAQLGTSAPGMIEL
- a CDS encoding gas vesicle protein, yielding MTGPLLTGSSADEIALTDRLPAERVSLVDLLDRLLAGGVVLNGDIVLSIADIDLVCISLRAVLASADTLEGG
- a CDS encoding gas vesicle protein K produces the protein MSEEGARWRIAADPDTVQRDLSRLVLTIVELVRQLVERQCVRRMDAGNLTDEQVEALGVTLMRLEEAMGDLCERFELTPADLNLDLGPLGTLLPAD
- a CDS encoding GNAT family N-acetyltransferase, whose amino-acid sequence is MSYLSYGGRVGLRHLAADDAAEILALNKESLDLHGPWLPGPQVTTPEEFEGYLGRFDGPAHEGFVVCRLDTGGIAGRINVNNIVRGTHQAGTVGYSAYASTTGRGYMTEGLRLLVAFAFDELALHRLEANIQPGNTASLKLAERAGFRREGYSPNFQFINGAWRDHERWAVTAEMV
- a CDS encoding GvpL/GvpF family gas vesicle protein; the protein is MSDTGTYLYAVARDEVAACPPGVADADVRTIALGGLVAYVSDVPLERFGEEPLRRSLEDMDWLAGTARAHHRVVDAVAAATPTAPVRLVTVYDGDEQVRDLLERRAADFAEVLEQVIGRREWGVKAFADPGSAEQPDERPGGGGCEQSGKPGTAYLQRRRANLRGREQNRRQALARAEHIHAALATVAVASRRHRPQDPRLSGRADWMLLNGAYLVDEGRVGEFAELAGELGGGGIEVTVTGPWAPYSFTVMETR